The proteins below come from a single Candidatus Alcyoniella australis genomic window:
- a CDS encoding pentapeptide repeat-containing protein: MHWITDIQKYWSEMTKTARSLIKAAFATLILFSLIEFLNCIQFPPLFTLVLNHSDSLYGLLLTAAFIITFWYLRLKHKEEELMNDKLHKALNMLGHPNSSTRIIAIYLLGHIMKEYTFFHWTIVVTLVDYIRVHSECKGDEISSERAGRDIEAAIRVLGRRNDNLDPEGSKIDLVRCNLNDVGFGKELDGAKFPYASFHGSSLKRVNMMEAILNNASFHSTDISGASFCGANLVNANFRYVIQAIRTNFSNGKKHIGPPVSPANLRGADFTRAHISGANFEGATLNEVVFHGATCVNTIFIKASLNNADFSIADKGTPKAKPAHLCGADFRGAPLNGAIFKDALYNDDTKGLDQATLDTMTRCTLEECNKQKTE, encoded by the coding sequence GAATTTTTAAATTGCATACAATTTCCACCTTTATTTACTTTAGTACTTAATCATAGCGATAGCTTGTATGGCTTGCTTCTTACCGCTGCTTTTATAATCACTTTTTGGTATCTACGATTAAAGCATAAAGAAGAAGAGTTGATGAATGATAAACTTCATAAAGCTTTAAATATGTTAGGGCATCCAAATAGCTCTACTCGTATTATTGCTATCTACTTATTGGGCCATATAATGAAAGAGTACACATTTTTTCATTGGACCATAGTGGTAACATTGGTCGATTACATCCGTGTTCATTCAGAGTGTAAGGGTGATGAGATATCTTCTGAACGTGCTGGTCGTGATATTGAGGCAGCAATCCGTGTACTAGGTAGACGAAACGACAACCTAGATCCCGAGGGTTCAAAAATCGATCTCGTTCGCTGCAATTTAAATGATGTAGGCTTTGGAAAAGAACTTGATGGGGCTAAATTCCCGTATGCTTCGTTTCATGGCTCCTCCTTAAAAAGAGTAAATATGATGGAAGCTATTCTTAATAATGCCAGTTTTCATAGTACCGATATATCTGGGGCAAGCTTCTGCGGTGCAAATCTTGTTAACGCTAATTTTAGATATGTAATACAAGCGATTAGGACTAATTTCAGCAACGGCAAAAAACATATCGGGCCACCAGTTAGTCCTGCTAATCTCCGTGGCGCAGATTTTACTCGTGCCCATATAAGCGGAGCGAACTTTGAAGGCGCAACCTTGAATGAAGTTGTGTTTCATGGCGCAACATGTGTTAATACAATTTTTATCAAAGCATCCCTAAACAACGCCGATTTCTCAATTGCTGATAAAGGCACTCCAAAAGCCAAACCTGCTCATCTCTGTGGTGCCGACTTTAGAGGCGCACCATTGAATGGTGCAATTTTCAAAGACGCACTATACAATGACGACACAAAAGGTCTAGATCAAGCAACATTGGATACAATGACAAGATGTACCCTCGAAGAATGCAATAAACAAAAGACAGAATAG